Proteins encoded together in one Hevea brasiliensis isolate MT/VB/25A 57/8 chromosome 16, ASM3005281v1, whole genome shotgun sequence window:
- the LOC110631829 gene encoding pheromone-processing carboxypeptidase KEX1-like, with translation MELIVSPALVFLILSLAATLVLNFSSSLFLFSMFNTIILAVVFGNCRPSVEEVDGAWYSFQSSYEDGQDSYDNIVKDEDNDSDVDDDDDQRENYFSDGYDEDDDDSGSDGEIGWEDDDEEIDDNLQRRIEDFIAKVNKGWREEWLRENHQNQTSKLG, from the coding sequence ATGGAGCTTATTGTGTCACCTGCACTTGTGTTCTTGATTCTGTCTTTGGCTGCTACTTTGGTCCTCAACTTTTCATCCTCTCTTTTCTTGTTTTCAATGTTCAACACCATAATCTTGGCTGTCGTTTTTGGAAATTGTAGGCCCTCTGTGGAAGAAGTTGATGGGGCCTGGTATTCTTTCCAGTCTTCATATGAAGATGGACAAGACTCATAcgataatattgttaaggatgaAGATAATGATAGtgatgttgatgatgatgatgatcaaAGGGAAAACTATTTTTCTGATGGCTAtgatgaagatgatgatgatAGTGGCAGCGATGGTGAAATTGGTTGGGAAGATGATGATGAAGAAATTGATGATAATTTGCAGAGAAGAATTGAAGACTTCATTGCTAAGGTTAACAAAGGATGGAGGGAAGAATGGTTAAGGGAAAATCATCAGAATCAGACGTCGAAGCTTGGCTAA
- the LOC110631840 gene encoding general transcription and DNA repair factor IIH subunit TFB5, producing MVNATKGLFISCDIPMAQFIINLNSSLPASQKFIIHVMDSTHLFVQPHVSEMIRSAIADFRDQNSYEKPN from the exons ATGGTTAATGCCACTAAAGGATTGTTCATATCCTG TGACATACCCATGGCGCAATTCATTATCAATTTGAATTCTTCTTTGCCTGCTTCGCAGAAGTTCATTATTCATGTTATGGATAGCACTCACCTCTTTGTACAACCCCATGTTTCTGAAATGATACGAAGTGCTATTGCTGACTTTAGAGACCAGAATTCCTATGAGAAGCCGAATTGA
- the LOC110631866 gene encoding protein cornichon homolog 4 encodes MGDLYVWLISFFFLVALLVIIVFQLMCLADLEFDYINPYDSSSRINKVILPEYIAEGVLCIFYLLTGHWCMSLLCVPYLHYNLRLYTRRQHLIDVTEIFNLLHWEKKQRLFKLFYLIFLLFLSIFWMILTALEDHDLE; translated from the exons ATGGGGGATCTGTATGTCTGGCTCATATCCTTCTTCTTCCTTGTAGCCCTACTCGTCATCATCGTATTCCAG CTTATGTGCTTGGCAGATCTGGAGTTTGATTATATCAATCCTTATGACTCCTCATCTCGGATAAACAAAGTGATATTGCCAGAGTATATAGCTGAAGGAGTTTTATGCATCTTTTATCTCCTAACAGGGCACTGGTGTATGTCACTATTGTGTGTTCCATACCTTCACTACAATTTGAGGCT TTACACACGAAGACAGCATCTGATAGATGTGACTGAGATATTCAACTTGCTTCACTGGGAAAAGAAGCAGCGACTTTTCAAACTCTTCTATCtcatttttctcctctttctgtCAATTTTCTG GATGATTTTGACCGCATTGGAAGATCATGACCTTGAATAG